A section of the Gloeobacter violaceus PCC 7421 genome encodes:
- a CDS encoding Uma2 family endonuclease, with amino-acid sequence MTFMQPAYPLPPKQTLPTMYDLPSEDPEEPGLPDEFHSWQPQLLSQTFVPATYPPERVFSASDLNLYYDPLHPRYHKRPDWFAVVGVPRLVDEGRLSYVFWQEGRAPVVIVELLSPSTQEEDQGETLRGREPPSKWEVYESILRVPYYVLFDRNGDVFRTFQLQGTAYRELFESRLWIEELQIGLGLWQGDFAGVRRTWLRWYDGDGEWVATEAERERQLAERFAAQERMRAEQAEQQAAQERMRAEQAERLATQERQRAEQAEQRAAALAERLKALGVDPDNL; translated from the coding sequence ATGACCTTTATGCAGCCCGCTTACCCATTGCCGCCGAAGCAGACGCTCCCGACCATGTACGATCTTCCGAGCGAAGATCCCGAGGAGCCCGGCTTGCCCGACGAGTTTCACAGCTGGCAGCCGCAATTGCTCTCGCAAACTTTTGTACCTGCCACCTACCCGCCCGAACGCGTCTTCAGCGCCTCCGATCTCAATCTCTACTACGACCCGCTCCATCCCCGATACCACAAACGCCCCGACTGGTTTGCGGTGGTGGGCGTGCCGCGCCTGGTGGACGAAGGCCGCCTGAGTTATGTGTTCTGGCAGGAAGGCCGCGCTCCGGTCGTGATTGTCGAATTGCTCTCGCCCAGCACCCAGGAAGAAGATCAAGGCGAAACTCTGCGGGGCCGTGAGCCGCCCAGCAAGTGGGAAGTCTACGAAAGCATCCTGCGCGTGCCCTACTATGTGCTGTTCGATCGCAACGGCGATGTGTTTCGAACGTTCCAGCTGCAGGGTACGGCCTACCGGGAATTATTCGAATCGAGGTTGTGGATAGAAGAACTGCAGATCGGTCTGGGACTCTGGCAGGGAGACTTTGCTGGTGTCAGGCGCACTTGGCTGCGCTGGTACGACGGCGATGGCGAATGGGTTGCCACCGAGGCCGAACGCGAACGGCAATTAGCCGAGCGGTTTGCCGCCCAGGAGCGGATGCGGGCCGAACAAGCCGAGCAGCAGGCCGCCCAGGAGCGAATGCGGGCCGAGCAAGCCGAACGCCTCGCAACTCAAGAACGCCAACGGGCTGAGCAAGCCGAGCAACGGGCTGCGGCCCTGGCGGAGCGACTGAAAGCTTTGGGAGTGGATCCCGATAATCTCT